A window of Diospyros lotus cultivar Yz01 chromosome 14, ASM1463336v1, whole genome shotgun sequence contains these coding sequences:
- the LOC127789713 gene encoding transcription factor RAX2, whose protein sequence is MGRAPCCDKANVKKGPWSPEEDAKLKEYIEKHGTGGNWIALPQKAGLKRCGKSCRLRWLNYLRPNIKHGEFSEDEDRIICSLFSSIGSRWSIMAAQLPGRTDNDIKNYWNTKLKKKLMGSQRSPNQALPYPSISLLHTSSSPPSLASPATAATAPLIQRSNSSYYEAPANFLTNYELPISIQSNLLNATTMLFGGDQASCSSSDGSSSNQIIGHRRDQVVEHDHYSGSNGEYNMGLQSYLYNEIDENQNKFMISSGYSQKQNGLFCETEPVDYSGLEEIKQLISTNICNNLSFFVDESKIEEKLVYY, encoded by the exons atgggaagAGCACCTTGCTGTGACAAGGCAAATGTGAAGAAAGGGCCATGGTCACCTGAAGAAGATGCCAAGTTAAAAGAGTACATAGAGAAGCATGGAACTGGAGGCAACTGGATTGCTCTCCCTCAGAAAGCAg GCCTTAAAAGATGTGGCAAAAGCTGCAGACTGAGATGGCTCAACTATCTAAGACCAAACATTAAACATGGAGAGTTCTCTGAAGATGAAGACAGAATCATCTGCAGCCTCTTTTCTAGCATTGGGAGCAG GTGGTCAATTATGGCAGCTCAGTTGCCAGGCAGAACTGACAATGATATCAAGAACTACTGGAACACTAAGCTCAAGAAGAAGCTCATGGGGTCTCAGAGAAGCCCTAACCAGGCCTTGCCCTACCCATCAATCTCCCTTCTTCACACTTCATCATCACCACCCTCATTAGCTTCACCAGCTACAGCAGCAACAGCACCATTAATCCAACGCAGCAATAGTTCCTACTATGAAGCACCAGCCAACTTTTTGACAAACTATGAATTACCCATTTCAATCCAGTCAAATCTTCTGAACGCCACCACCATGTTATTTGGTGGGGATCAAGCTAGCTGCAGTTCTTCTGATGGGAGCAGCAGCAACCAGATCATCGGCCATCGAAGAGATCAAGTAGTGGAGCATGATCATTACAGTGGCTCTAATGGTGAATACAATATGGGCTTGCAGAGCTATCTCTACAATGAAATTGATGAGAACCAGAATAAGTTCATGATCTCTAGTGGGTACTCCCAGAAGCAAAATGGGCTGTTTTGTGAAACTGAGCCAGTGGACTACAGTGGCCTTGAGGAGATTAAGCAGCTTATAAGCACTAATATCTGTAACAATCTGAGTTTCTTTGTTGATGAAAGCAAGATAGAGGAAAAGCTTGTCTATTACTGA